In Xyrauchen texanus isolate HMW12.3.18 chromosome 23, RBS_HiC_50CHRs, whole genome shotgun sequence, a genomic segment contains:
- the LOC127617175 gene encoding tetratricopeptide repeat protein 9C-like: MDEKALDPTAGDDGSEAAKGASCLGATGGGSRLDSQLQQAVRLKTEGNSFYREKNVRAAIGRYHRALLVLRGMDSEVSSALQGFGAQAPKLSPEQEDLLRCTQVDCYNNLAACLLQREGVDYARVLEYSLKVLQWRAGDIKALYRAGVASLELGDAPTARQYLIQASRGTPNDANVKKQLVRVEERLSRDFQEEKALYKGMFSKQKQGEEQMVLEKTQKPV; encoded by the exons ATGGACGAAAAG GcgttagatccaacagcaggggATGATGGCTCGGAGGCAGCGAAGGGCGCTTCGTGCTTGGGTGCCACCGGAGGAGGATCCCGTTTAGACTCGCAGCTCCAGCAGGCCGTTCGGTTAAAGACGGAGGGGAACTCATTTTACCGGGAGAAAAACGTGCGCGCCGCTATTGGACGTTATCACCGCGCCTTGCTCGTTCTCCGTGGCATGGATTCGGAAGTGAGCTCTGCTCTGCAAGGGTTTGGAGCTCAGGCACCTAAACTGAGTCCAGAGCAGGAGGACCTGCTGAGATGCACTCAAGTAGACTGCTATAACAATTTAGCAG CATGTTTGCTCCAGCGAGAGGGGGTGGACTATGCTCGTGTGCTGGAGTACAGTCTGAAAGTGCTTCAGTGGAGGGCAGGTGACATTAAAGCCCTGTACAGAGCTGGAGTCGCTTCTTTAGAACTGGGTGATGCTCCGACTGCTCGACAGTACCTTATACAAGCCAGCAGAGGGACACCTAATG ATGCCAATGTAAAGAAACAGCTGGTGCGAGTGGAGGAGAGACTCAGCAGAGACTTTCAGGAAGAGAAGGCCCTCTACAAAGGCATGTTCAGTAAACAGAAACAGGGGGAAGAGCAGATGGTATTGGAGAAGACCCAGAAACCAGTCTAG